TTCGGTGTTTAATCCGAGTCATAATTCTTACAAATTCCTGGGCAGGATTTTTACGTTATCCTAGGTGGCTTTCCAATAAATTTTTGAGTATGTTCCTCATATAATCTTTAAGGTGATTCTGACAAAATCCTAGGAACAGTTCTAGCGAAATTTCGGTAATCGATTCGTTTACCGAACTGATTACCGACCGTTCAGCAgtttgagattccggtaagtgTGTTGCACAATAACATTGTTCAGCTAACACTAGTTGGGTTATGCCTGATTATGATTGCATTTCTGACAAAGTTATGAATTAGATTCTTACAAATTCATGAACATCATTATCAAATCCATCCGGGCAGGATCTTGAAAAGATTTCTGAATTTAGTTTCATAAAAAAGTATGgcctttattattttttttttaatttgtcagGCTTGTCACGCTATGCCTGACCACCTCTCcctcccttggagcgtgacaaaatttgTGTGCGACCCTTTATAAAACCTCCagagtaattaactgagagctttcttatatcgtgcggcaggtacagtgggattccgtttttggcaacaaagtcgaaattttcagttgccaaaaacggaaccgtgccaaaatcggaaccttTTTTTCTCacttaattttttaataattctttTCAAAAATACCACTAAGATGGCGTTACATTCATCCCTACGTAACCAAGTGACAATAGAATTGTGAGGATAATCACTAAGACTTTCAATATTCCGCTTTGATATTGTTAAAAATAGTCAAGACTTCAATGGGGAATTCATAAAGATCTCTTAGGACCTCATAGGCTACTGTGAGCTTATCCCAAGGTTTTTACTGGGAACCTATTCATAATCCTTAGGATTTCACAAGAAATACTCAAAATCCACAGTAGCCCGCTATAAAATCATAGGACGCCCTAGAAACTCccaagagttttctagaaaccATCAGAATTTACGAAGCATCCCCCAATCCCAATTATACATCATCCTCAGGATCCTATAGAAAATCCCTAATGTCAGCTTAGAGTCCCCATATCCTGCTCAGTATCCTCAACAATCCACTGGAAATTATTAGAAGCCCACCAAAAAGACCTATGGAATCTGTAAAAGTTCTCACAGTCCTAGCCTGAGTACTACTTCTCACTGTTTCCCAACCTTGGTAACGGCGAAAAAACGGCTCGCTGTGAAGTGTTGATTTCAGCGTGCTTTTTACATGGTTGGGGGTCCGCTGACCCCCTGTTGAGAATCGTGATTCTATAGTATGTTGGATCGTGCATAAAATGCATAGTATCCACAATCTTACTGTCCCCGGTTCAATTCAGTATATTTATTTTTGCAGTATGTAAAACTCAGGACAATTTAATGGGTTGTGGATACATTTTGTTTAACTGGCTTCTGTTTTGGCCCATTCGATTTCGCttatttcatcatataaaatccTCATTGTGGAAtgattttgttcattttttgacACAAGGCACTTAGAAAGAAGCTACTGTCTTTTTATTGCTCTTGTGTCAGTGCTTATGATTTGCTCAAACGGGTTGTTCCAAACCtgaaagaattatttttattaggtGTATTAATTgccagactcaagtgggctggttacACAGTATGAATGCCTGAGAAAAGATGTTGGAGCTCTAGTTTGGATACTCACAGAGATTAATGACTTTATGAAATATTGCGATCACAAGACCATCCAGAAGTAAATAATCGCATGCGAGATCTCTAGTCATTGGTgtaatttgatgaaatatcgaCATAGATGGTGCTCTGGATTGCGATTAATGTGAAGCTGGCCTgctgtttcaaataattaaaactAAAAACACGATGATGTTTACAACAATTTACTAATTTGATggaattaaaaaatgttgccaaaaacggatccattttgttgccaaaatcggggggtgccaaaaatggagcatgccaaaaacgcagcatgccaaaaacggaatcccactgtacaataaactctatgccctgggaagtcgagataATTTCATTTACGAAAGAACCTCccccggtgggattcgaaccctcaATTCTCAGCTTTGGTCTTACTAaatgctgcgcgtttaccactatgGCTATCTAGGCTCCAAATGCAATCTAGTAATTTCTtcgggacgtttcgcataacaTTATGCGTAAACGTTTCACATAATGGGCGTTTAACATAAAAAGATTTATATGCATTTTTTTAAGTAGCATGTTCTTGTATCAATCTGCTTTATGCAAGATGTctattagaacaaatttctttcggaatgcTTACCGGAACTCATCCAGGCATCACTCCAGAATTTTGCTCGAGTTTCCTGTACCAATGGCCTTAGATATACGTccaaaaattcttaaagaaaattttcctGAGTttggtccaggaattccttgagcTATCCAACACTACtactacttacttacttgatacttgatgggcaatAATTCTTTGCTATTGCGTTAgatctacgccgaatgaagaagccttctccattggTCAAGGTCCGGGGCCAATCGCTTCGTCGGTTTTCCCTCTATGCTTTTCTGTTGAAATTTAGCTTTATGTTCCTCCGACATGCGATCTACATGCCTAGGCCACCgtagcctgccgtgttttatacgctaaacaatatccatttctctatagacttggtataactcATAATTCATGTGACGCCGCCAAGatgccattgtccaatttaccGCCGAATATTGCTCGCAGTACTTTACGTACGAAGACCccaaagctctccggtcgatcTCTTTCAACGTTCAAGATCCATGGCTGAACAGAGCAACCGTAAAAATTAGAGTctacagggattttttttccagaaactatCCAAGCATTTCTTCCCTTTTTTCTAACTTTTCCACAGATTTCTCAAGTTGTTGCTCAAgtaactttttcatttttgaaaaaggagttctttcaagaaaatccacaaaggtttaaGGGGTTTTACCAGCAAactctacaagaattcctccgggaacacTTATAactatttttccagttattttttatatgaattgCTTCAATAATATGTCCACAGGTTTATCCagcaattgctccaaaaattcctggagggattaTTCCAGTATAAAATTCTTCAGAACTCTTCCGAGAATTCTTCATGAAGTGCCTTttaaaaattcacagttttaAATCCTCGCAATTTTTACATTGAATGAATGCTTCTGTCGATCTTAAATCAGTGGCCATAACGTTTCTACCTTGACTAATTCTCCCAATATCCCTAATTCTCCACCCCCACAGGTATGTACACCATGCGGCAATGCTGGACCACAATGCCACCAGCAGCAATTCGTCCGTGCTGGGCGGTTCTCTCGGAGGAAGTGCTGCCGCTGTTGCCGCAGCAGCCGCCGCCGGTCTGAACGGGCCTGCCCATCTCGGTGGTCTGATGTCCAGTGCATCGGCTGCCGTCTCTTCTGGTGCCATGCAAACCTCCCTGAACGGTTCGACGGGAACACACGGAGCCACCGGTGGCCACACGAGCGGTGACCGCCTAGATGCCTCCAGTGACAGTGCCGTATCGTCGATGGGATCGGAAACGGGTTCCGTCGCTCTCTGACGGCGAATGGGGTGACGGTGGAAGCGACTCTGCCAAGAGTATCACAACAAGTATGGAGGACCGTTCGATTATAGCTACAGCGGAAGCAATCGGCTTGGCGATGGAACAAGACAGCCACCGGTTGCCCAGAAGAAGCACCACATGTTTGCGAAAAGATATTTCCAAGAACAGAACACCTCGATCCCCTCGCTACCGTCAGCTACCAATCCCTCCGCGACAGGACCGACCGTTGATCCCAGAGCCAACTGAATGCAAGTATACCAATCAAATATGAGTTCGATTACATGAACCCGGCTTCGCTCAGTCACTTAGAGGGAGCCGTCGGCCCGGTCACCAAGCAAGAAGACCAAACCAGTGCCCATAATAACCCACTCTCCTCGGTGGACATGAAATACCCGTACTCATTGGATTTCTCCCGGCAGAATCCTGCCTCGGCACCAGCCGCCCGAAGCCATCATCACGACGTGATCCACCATAACCATACGTACACCTTGCCGCACAATAGCGGTGCCAATCCAAAGCCCCAAACCAGAGACAAACGCATCCGAAAGCCGAGGAGGAGCACCTGACTCGGGACGAGAAACGTGCCCGTGCGCTCCAGATCCCCATCCCCGTGCAAGACATCATCAATCTGCCGATGGACGAGTTCAACGAGCGCCTGTCCAAGTACGACCTGAGCGAAACGCAACTGTCCCTGATCCGGGACATCCGGCGGCGGGGCAAGAACAAGGTGGCCGCCCAAAACTGCCGCAAACGCAAACTGGACCAGATTGTGACGCTAGCCGACGAAGTCAAGGACATGAAGATGCGCAAGGAACGGCTGTTGCGCGACCGCGAGATCATCCAAACCGAACGCAAGAGAATACGGGACAAGTTCTCGGCGCTGTACCGCCACGTGTTTCAGGTGAGTTGTTAACCTTTCTAATGCATTGAGAAAATGTGTCGCATTGTGCATTAAGAGTAAAAAATGGCCAATGTCTTTGAGACGCtttcaaaaatccgtttttgaatcaatttttattcattgtttttttttcataaaaagtgCTTGAGCATACAATGTTGCAAATACGCATAGACCTGAaataaagcaaaaatactaaaaccctcactgcTCAgcaaatacttaacggattcaaatatgttttgtcagtatactcgaaCACATACCTAGTTTCTGAAAGTAcccagaggaactcgggaatgaTCCTGTGGTTGGAGTTATTTCGATTGATCACTGGATCAGGTCGGGTAATAGTAAAATTTTAGGCATCCCGGGTACCCAAGAATGGTCATTTtttaggatcaatcaaatgcaggaaaCATGGTTATTCAATTAATTATTTTCTCAACAGATTCacactgatgcgtttttctaaAGTtctttgatatagtggccacattatagctgaTTCcgaaaattatctgtgacttgcaATTTGCTTACCTCCAGAAGCTCAAAAGCGCAGCACCATACCTGAtccagtgacccaccgcaatatttccggccacatgaacattcccgaCTTCTCTGGGTAATTTtataaactagatatgtgtacgagtatacggacagaaaataatagaaatccGTTAAATATTCCGAGGatcggtgagagttttagtttttttttctttcacttagaccaggcctgcccaacctttttggctctttttcgacataaattgtTGGTGCGCTCGCAATAATAGACCgaaatgaacaaaattagtgtcaaatgaaagctttgtagtatatctgtctaatccatactgaaaattttgaatttatatcaaactcttCGCTAGCGATGCAAGCAAAGGTAAAATCAATCTATTCTTGCtcaaccatttatgtcgaaaaagagccagtTTTTTATTCGAAATCAGTTTAAAACactttaattgttttttttttttcaaaattaaattgattgtttatcactAGTTTTACTATTGACACAATTATTTGACTTTTGGACTAATCGGATGAGTGTAGTATCATATTTTTTGACTATTGCATATATGCTATAATATTTATCTGATTCTAGTTGTCTcaagttcgtcgaaaatcaatgtAGCTCTGGAGCTACCGTGGGAAAACGAGAGTTAAACGATATATAAATTCCAAGACTGGTAACCTGGACATTTTTTGGAAGTTTGGCCACTCTGAACACAAAAGTACCTTAATTCCATTTCAGCAGAAACTGGTATAAATAATATTCATACCCAGAATACGGTTACCCAACAACAGTTCGTATCCTGCCAAATCACGACAGTAAGATTccgtttttattaaaaaaaaggtggaaattttcagttgcctaAATCGGaccccatttttttttaaataggtaGGGCAATTCGCcctaatgttgaacggctaaaaacTTTGCCTATTGTTGAACATTCCGTGTACTCCTTATGgcgtgttcaacaattagcaatcattttgaccgttcaacaattggcgaattaCCCTAGTTGATTTTAAGaatataatcttgttatgtcaTGCTATGGTGACAAGACTTCGGAACGGTCCATTTCAAAGCAGATTTCTGGATCTATCGACCCATATTGCTAATTGTAACAGGCGTTTTACATACTTTATATGACTTGAAAGCTTTCTATGGTTTCTTATAAGCTTTTTGTTTACTAATTGTACAAATGGACCATGTTAAATCAATAATCGCAAAAGTGATCTTTATTCAAGGACTGAACAATTCCTGATAACTGTGTAAGAATACTGAAATACAACACATTTCATAGccgtatttataaaaaatatggatgttacaaaactgaatgttattttttcaatcaatttaatGAACTTAAAAACCCGTCATATTTGTCAAAATTCCGTAAGTTTGAAATGGCTCTTCAGTAATTATATCTTTCGAAAAGTATCATATCATATTGATTAAATGACTGCAGTCAGAGAGACGCTTGCCTAAACCACATTGTAAAACAGAATATTGACTTAGAACAGGATTTTGTtatagaaatatgaatttcaaatTCATAGAGAAATGATTACAAAATGGTATAGAACAGAAGTGCATCTCGCATGGAATCCGGTGATATCGCCTAGATTTCAGGAGTTTTGAGGATATCGTTTAAGAGTACGAATCCGGGCAGTGATTCGGAGCAGCCCAAGCTAAGTGGCCGTTTTTTCTCGTTCGTCGGTTCCCTTCTTTTCTCCGTTTGCGCGCGATTTGCGGGCAGTGATTCGAAGATGCCCAGGAGGGAATGTGTGCGCCTTGATTCTGTTAGATGTTCCTGTGGAGCGAGTGATGGAGCCAAGGTCAAACGTGTCCGGTTCACGTCGTACGAGTACGAAAAGATGTTCGTGtccagtcgaggatggattaccaattggtgagctcgtttcatgctattgATTACACATTTATATCGTGGCAACGTTacgtttttgcattttttcaaacaaactatgtatggtttgCCACTACGAGTGTCCGCACTAATGAGTTAATacgatttgttcggaaaatttaggaaaaaacagcaagtcaaattgtcctataatgaaaagtaaccgcatatcagtcccactatagatttccgcaccgtgtaacacaaaaaaggAACCGTGCTTTGATCACctcataaatatttttctcggaaagagaTTGTAGTGAAaggcaaattgtgaaagtttcattaagatttgaacatgttccaatcctatggattttttttgaatattcgtatggaaaacgaatttgaaaacttcacagcccattttctcaatgcctactttttacagatgagattgacttgcgattcacggcagcaaatatgttgccaaaaacggatgcattttgttgccaaaatcggggggtgccaaaaaagGAGCATGCCAataacggaatcccactgtacaaaCCTAGCTATCATGCCACGGATCTGTGATGTTTTATCTAAATGTAAAAAGATCTAGAACCTTCGACTAAAAATAAGTTCTGACTGCTACCGGACTTTCAAAACTAGTTAAGTAGGGCTCCAGGGATTACTTCAGGATTCCCACCGAAGACTTCTTCTTCTGGGATTTCCCCCACCAGTCGCAAAGGGGATTTTATCAGAGGAAGGACAAgcaattgcttcaggaattctaccaaTAAATATAGAAGgggttttctttagaaattccaccatggatttctccaagaattctactaaggattcctccaagaattctactAGACATCGATCCAGGAATTCTgccggaatttctccaagaattctttcagatattgcTCTAAGAACCTCTAAAAAATTAcagcaagaattcctccagaaattgaaCCCGTGATTCAAGCAagtatttctccaaggattctaccACAAATTTCATAAGATCCCATGAATTTCGCTTAATTTTTCGCCAGAGCTTTCCACCAAGGATTCTATGAGGGATTCCGCAAGGGATTTCTCTTAGCAGTCTATCAAggatccctccaggaattccacaagGGATTCGTTTAACTCGAAATTCTACCAAACCTCTACAGGgaattctctaggaattttatCACGCATACCGCTATGAATCCCAATTGAGATTGCTCTAGAAGTTTCTGCCACATTTCCCTTCAGGGATCCCACCAGGGATTTCCCTCCAACTGCATCGAGTATTTTAGACCATTCTACcatagattccttcagaaactccatcagagatttttccaagaattccatcagaggtttttttcaagaatttcattaaGCAGAACGATGCCattaattttcacaatttttacatctcaatttgtccaagtTGACTCTTGTGTCTATGagcttcagttttttttaacaccgtcggctggtttaagccgtTATAGACTGATAACCCTAGTTGTGTTCATTAGGCAGTTTTTCAGTAATTCCGCAAAGGATGTCGCTAGGCATTATATCAAGGATGCCTGCAGGAATAACAGCAGGGATTCCATCCAGAAACTACCGAGAATTCCACCAGAACATTTTGGTAATTGCAACAGGGGTTTCTCTAGTAATTGTGCCAGGCATTCTTCAACGAGGTCCAAtttgagatttttccagaatactaccaggtatttctccagaaattctgcctTCCGTCAGAATGCCCCcaaagattcttgcagaaattctatcAAAGGTTCCTCTCCTACTGATTTTGTCAGGAACCTACAAACATTTCACCAGGAAATCAAtaaattctttaagaattccgTCAAGGAATCCTCCAGAAACTCTATAagggattactccagggatttcttaataaatgtcttcaggaatttcatcgAGTATATTAGGCACTTCATTAGacattccatcaggattttcaGAGAGATTTTAGAAgaggttccttcagaaattcttctaagaattcaccagaaattcttcgaTAAACTCTACCTGAGATTTGTTCCAAGCATTTcagaaaggatttttttctggaatttctctaGTCATTCTATCAAGGATGCTCCAGGAATACCACCAAGAACTCatttagaaatttcatcagggattccatcaagaaactCTACCAGTGCTTCCACCAGAAAATTTCAGCAATTCCAACAAGGATTTCTCTAGTAATTTTACCAGGTATATACCGATGAATTCCGaggggccagatagccgtagcggtaaacgcgcagctattcagcaagaccaagctgagggtcgtgggttcgaatcccaccggtcgaggatcttttcgggttggaaattttctcgacttcccagggcatagagtatcttcgtacctgccacagcgatatacgcatgcaaaaatggtcattggcatagtaagctctcagttaataaactgtggaagtgctcataagaacactaagctgagaagcaggctctgtcccagtggggacgtaacgccagaaagaagaagaagataccgATGAATTCCATTTGGGATTCCTACCACGAACTTTTCCAGAATTCTATCAGAGTTTTCTCTTCTAttgattttatcagaaatctcCAAAATTTTCACCAGTGATTAgatcaagaaatttttcaagaaatcccccagaaattctacattcatctcttccttactcgatattgaagggaccatcgacttagggaggtatcgagttacagaacataaaaccaatgcaactgcgatccaagggaccatcgagttagccatgaaaaccaacttttactatggaccaatgcacgagttcactatttgacgttttagcggtgccgtgttatttatgtatccatggaaaccagtgaattcggcaccgctcaaacgtcaaattagtgaactcgtgcattggtccatggttctctaactcgaatatcgagatacggaatatcgagtaagggagagttaactgtataaagAATTCTGCCAAGAAATTTTTCTCAGAGATGCCTTCTGGAATTTCACCAAaagttttccaggaattccattagggattcctccaaaaaattcaTCCATCGAATCCTCCACAAATTCATTCACATTGATCCTGAATTTATTCCAGCAATTCGTCCAGAGATGCCtccagtgatttttttccataacgtccttcagcaattccacAATAAAacgttcctctaggaattatcaaaggattctgttaggaattttacaaaaaaatcgttcttagattcctataaaaattcttaaaagggttccagtgtttggatttttgcTCCGAAAACGCGGATCGAACCACATTCGAGAGTGTAAACAGTTCGTGACCCATAACaattcgtggcacatcgcaatcggagagccctatgaatgttgctagtcactctctcgtttggtatgtggcgagagagcgttcaagaccagcaactctcacagactacaacggtatcgagccattcggtcCTTTTTGGCTTTCTGGTAATGCAACCTTAAACAACTTGATTTTAATCTATTGGATCATCGAACATCCCTTTGGTTGCAAAACATGGCACatgaaatagaaaattttcgcCTCtatttcttgatcagaatgagaatgTATCAGCGAATTTTGAAaggtgttgacacacagtgatcggcgccaacCAAGTGGTTGTGTGTCTGTCTTTTTCCTTTCGTACGAACAATAAATGTCAGGCGGTGTTGTGAATGCAagcggataaatgggatgaaattttGGCTCTGTGTGTCAATGATTGTTAAATATTCCAAAGCCGAAAAGAAATTCCACCAATTGTATCGAGGACTCCCTAagacacttttttttctatctttttaaacgagatttttagccctgggctagttcatctcgggaccaacggctttacttcccttccgaaggaagacgtccactgaaaattttcagtgactatctcgggggatgggattcgatccctggtcctcggcgtgagaggcgtgtgttctaaccaccacaccaggtccgtcccacccCTAAGACACTTTATTAGGCTTTCCTCCACTTGGGATTCCTCCTATCATTCAAACTGACATCCATCCCCTACTGTTTAATTCATAAATTGGACCAGGGGCCTCCAAAAAAATCACAAGGAATCAattcaggagtttttccaagaatttcaccaagagATTCCCTAGAAATTTCATGAAGATTCTCTAAAAAATTCCTCATAGATGccatcaggaattccaccaacaCAAATTCAGCAATTTCATaagggaattcttccagaaattcatccatgaATTCATTCACAAATTCAACGTAGGCATTGATTCTGCTTTCTTTCAGGCATTGTCCTGAGATGCCTGCAtggatttttccaaaacatCCTCCCGAAATtaacttcagaaatttctccaaaaattccttcaggcatTCCTCAATGATTTCTCCAATGGTTCATACAGACATTTCGCAACATTCGAATTATTGGTATCGTAACAGCAAACGATAATGCATATAACTCTTATACATATTTGGTATTTGGGCTCACTCGTGGCGCTCTTTGTTCTAGCtgtaacgtctgtttgtctgtgtttccACTGTAAATATCCTGCAGGAAATTCTTAACctcaaataatccaaacgtcattgttacgtgaaaacatacgtgatttttttccatcgcacttttcacgtagctcttacgtaaatcataggtagcccagaatgaacgcatgaacattggaagttcgtccattccaccgtcgctaaacgtaagagctacgtggaattTTCCGGTTAGCCtgtacgaagcgtttcaataggacctagatggttttgcattaaattgaaCTGTAATAAAGACTaatcttatttctaataggctttggaaaaaaactaattcccaattggaaaatgtaaacaaacttaaaagattgtgatatttttattgtcaatctgagcattttgaatcctgtttcccCATTTTGTGAGTTTGGGTCTGTCGtgttgtagccttcgcgtgctataattgatagaggttataaatcagggTATGAAATATATAGTAATGCAGGGATtattcggtattcaaagcatatttaccttgaaatcaatcttacacagtgtttaaagcagcagcagcttctgaagttcttcaaaaatcaagcggccgccatcttaggatttgtgctcaacaccgaatgtacgtacactatgcagatgtcaaaatgaacttaggcatctacgtgaattccacgtaagtgcgataggtaacctcagtaaacatTACCGAGTCACTATTTTGTGTTTATAAAtggtttagtgatctttatcttagtcaggtgaagtggaggtaaaatgaatttggaatgatctacgtgatttttcacgtagcaatgacgtttggatttttttgagtgtacatAGCTCAATCACTCAAAGAATTCTGGTAGAcattttacaaaacaaaaatcttctgagattcctttaaaaaatgtagagaaacatattcttccagaatttcttctgaGGATTCCTACAGAAACCCCCCAGAGATTCGTCAAAAGATTGCTTCAGTTATTTCTTTGGGGATTTACTTAGAAATTCTTGCAGTTATTGTtgctgggattctttcaggaatatatccaaagatttcttcaggaattcttcttgtGATTTCATTGAAAGTGAGAAacttacactcaaaaaaatccaaacgtcattgctacgtgaaaaatcacgtagatcattccaaattctttTACCttcacttcacctgactaagataaagatcactaaaccattcataaccaccaaatagtgactccgtaatgtttactgaggttacctatcgcacttacgtggaattcacgtaggtgcctaagttcattttgacatctgcatattgtacgtacattcggtgttgagctcaaatcttaagatggcgcccgcttgatttgtaaagaacttcagaagctgctgctgctttaaacACTGTGtaatattgatttcaaggtaaatatgctttgaataccgaagaatccctgcattacttcatattttacacGTGATTtaaacctctatcaattatagcacgcgaaggctaccACAAGACAGATCAAACTCACAAAATGAAggaaacaggattcaaaatgctcagattgacaataaaaatatcacaaccttttattttccaattgggaattagttttcttccaaaccCTATTAGAAATACgattggtctttattacagttaaatt
The window above is part of the Aedes aegypti strain LVP_AGWG unplaced genomic scaffold, AaegL5.0 Primary Assembly AGWG_AaegL5_hic_scaff_1490_PBJ_arrow, whole genome shotgun sequence genome. Proteins encoded here:
- the LOC110680489 gene encoding LOW QUALITY PROTEIN: segmentation protein cap'n'collar-like (The sequence of the model RefSeq protein was modified relative to this genomic sequence to represent the inferred CDS: inserted 1 base in 1 codon) codes for the protein MNPASLSHLEGAVGPVTKQEDQTSAHNNPLSSVDMKYPYSLDFSRQNPASAPAARSHHHDVIHHNHTYTLPHNSGANPKPQTRDKRXPKAEEEHLTRDEKRARALQIPIPVQDIINLPMDEFNERLSKYDLSETQLSLIRDIRRRGKNKVAAQNCRKRKLDQIVTLADEVKDMKMRKERLLRDREIIQTERKRIRDKFSALYRHVFQNLRDSEGNPYSQEHWSLQQSADGTVCPGAPKR